GAACCTAACGGCAAAAACCGACGAATTATACTCCGATGAATTCGCAGGCTTAGTTAGTGGCTTCAATCACATGGTTGATGCCATCAATATTCGGGAACAACAAAACCAAATGATGTTCGAGAGTTTGCTCGAGAGTTTGTCGGCAGCATTAGATGCTCGTGATCCTTATACTGCGGGACATTCCGGAAGAGTAGCAGCTTATTCATTCCAAATCGGAGAAAAGTATGGATTATCGGTACATGAACTTTCATTGTTAAAAAAATCAGCGATCTTGCACGATATTGGCAAGATTGGCATCACGGATAAAATCTTGCAAAAAGACGGAAAACTCACAGATGAGGAATTTGCCGAGATTAAAAAACATCCCTTAGTTGGTGCGAATATAGTTCAGCAAGTACAAGGGGTTACAGACATGGACGTAGTTATTGAAGGCATAATGTATCATCACGAACGTTATGACGGCCGTGGGTATCCATTGGGAATATCAGGAACTGCCATACCTCTATTTGGGAGAATCATTGCAGTGGCAGATGCGTTTGATGCCATGACTTCCAACAGACCTTATCGGAATGGAATGTTGTTTGATAAAGCACTAACAATAATTGAACAAGGTAAGGGTTCTCAATGGGATCCAGAGTTTGCAAGCATCTTTGTAGAATTGATGAAAGAACCAATGAAAGCAAAAAAGGTGACCTCCTAAAAGAACAGCAGAAGCCTTAGTGAAATAACGCCAAAGAGCAATGTTTTCACATTGCTCTTCTTTATTTATGAACTCTTAAAACCTGCGTACATACCATTCGCGTGCAGCTTCCACCTCATTTAGGGTCAATTGATGCCCGCTGTTCTCCCAATGCATTTCTATATGAGCATTAGCTTTAAGCAATAGTGACTTCAATTCCTCTGACTCGGCTGCAGGACAAATCGGGTCGTTCTTCCCGGCAGCTAAGAACACTTCTGTACCGGAAAGTTCCGGCAGGTCAATCCCTCTTCTAGGAACCATTGGATGGTGGAGGATTGCTCCTTTGAGGGCATTCTTGTAGTGGAAAAGTAAGCTAGCGGCGATATTGGCGCCATTCGAATAACCAACTGCAACAATGTTGCTACGGTCAAGTTCATATTTTTCCGAGGCATCATCTAAGAACTCATGTAGTTCTTGAGTACGGAAGACCAAGTCCTCTTCATCAAAGACACCCTCAGCAAGCCTCCTGAAAAAACGAGGCATTCCATTTTCAAGGATGTTCCCTCGCACACTCAATACAGTCGCTTCCTGGTCAATCATATTCGCCAATGGAAGGAGATCGTTTTCATTTCCCCCTGTACCATGCAGCAGCAATAATGTTGGTTTCGATGAATCTGTTCCTTTTTTTTTAAATATGTTTCATTTTAAGTCTCCTTCCTTTTCAAAGATATCTTTACCCCTGGTTTATCGTTATATATCTCGAATTCAAGATAATTGTATAAATTATAGTTCCTTCTGTCAAGGAAGTACCTGTTGAATGGAGATAGAAATAGTCAAATTGGTTGAATGAAACAGGATAAAATGGAGCAGTAGCTGCCATCTCAAATAGTATCAAAGGATAGTATATAGGCGCTGACTGTAACAGCAACAATGATGAGGGCGGCTGCAAGCCATAATTCAATGTCAAAAAACAAAATGGTCCCCGTGATTGAGATCCACATTAAGCTCAGGCTAAGCACCTTATTTTTAAGGGTTATTCCGTTTTTCTCACGGAAGTCCTTAATGTACCTGCCTAACCATTTATTCTTGATTAATTTTTGGTACAATTCATCTGAAGCCTTCACATAACAGGCTGCACCCAGCAGGATCAGCGGGGTGGTCGGTAAGAGAGGAACAACAATCCCAATCACTCCCAGGGCTATTGAAAGTGTCCCTATGATGATCAACAAAGCTTTTAGAGCGAAATTCACCTTTTATCCCTCCTGAATCTTTTTCTGTGATTTCTTCACGAACATGTTAGTACCATAACTAGTAAATTTTAAATCTTCACTTTAAGAGACAATGACAAAATTATCCTATAACACCTGCATGAATTCAATACCTTTACCGGCAAAAAACTAAAAAGCTGCTCCCTTAGGAACAGCTTTTTAGTTAAGAGTTATAGAATGTCTAGTATAATAGTGGCTATATCTATAGAAAAATTCCACTTGAGCCTCTTGGCTCCCGACAGTGAAAATATAAATGGTTTTTGTTGGTTTCGACTGTTTTAAATAAGAAATACCTTGCTCCAATGCATATTCCTCTAGATACGTCTCAAGCTCCTTCTTCTTGATTGTATTAGGAGATTCCGATATCGACTGTTGTTTTTCCAATACAAAAGTATCAATGCATGAAACTAAATCTTGTCTGCTTATGTTCATTATAGTATATAATCATTCCTTTACAGTTAAAAAATCCATATTTGACAATAAAAAAAGTCAGAAAAGGATTATATATTCATTTCATCCTTTTCTGACTTATGATTTGGTTCTATGCCCATTCATTGCTATCAGAATTAATGTATTTAATTGTTAAAGATTTTTCAATTAAGCAAGGTTAAGAGTTTTAACCTTTACCCTTATT
This portion of the Mesobacillus sp. S13 genome encodes:
- a CDS encoding alpha/beta hydrolase yields the protein MFKKKGTDSSKPTLLLLHGTGGNENDLLPLANMIDQEATVLSVRGNILENGMPRFFRRLAEGVFDEEDLVFRTQELHEFLDDASEKYELDRSNIVAVGYSNGANIAASLLFHYKNALKGAILHHPMVPRRGIDLPELSGTEVFLAAGKNDPICPAAESEELKSLLLKANAHIEMHWENSGHQLTLNEVEAAREWYVRRF
- a CDS encoding YbaN family protein encodes the protein MNFALKALLIIIGTLSIALGVIGIVVPLLPTTPLILLGAACYVKASDELYQKLIKNKWLGRYIKDFREKNGITLKNKVLSLSLMWISITGTILFFDIELWLAAALIIVAVTVSAYILSFDTI